A DNA window from Paralichthys olivaceus isolate ysfri-2021 chromosome 11, ASM2471397v2, whole genome shotgun sequence contains the following coding sequences:
- the LOC138412070 gene encoding odorant receptor 131-2-like, translated as MQNLTELQTNGTSHRSLSVIIKVCVVIPFFCIFLCCIAVMLHIFASQRQFLDTSRYILFAYMLVNDTLQLMTSVLLFLFVMGQVKFSLVYCVPLYLISTVTFQNTPLILATMSLERYIAIIYPLRRPASWRSDRIWIIILSLWFISCIFPVIDFSIGKHDPAVDVLSTPVLCKTAVVNPSPIQTLFRAAVNVLFFAVVAVIILFTYVTILLETRKLRQDKVSVSKAMHTVLLHGFQLLLCVLAFTHPITESLIVLHANWQPEDVAFFNYFCFILIPRFLSPLIYGFRDQSIRGCIRKTFFSCSKKVKPWS; from the coding sequence ATGCAGAATCTGACTGAACTTCAAACCAACGGCACCTCCCACAGGAGCCTGTCTGTGATCATCAAGGTGTGTGTGGTCATCCCGTTCTTCTGCATCTTCCTGTGCTGCATTGCTGTCATGCTGCACATCTTTGCGTCTCAGAGGCAGTTCCTGGACACGTCCCGCTACATCCTGTTCGCCTACATGCTGGTCAATGACACCCTCCAGCTCATGacctctgtgctgctcttcctctttgtcatgGGTCAGGTGAAGTTTTCTCTGGTATACTGTGTTCCCCTATACTTAATATCCACAGTCACTTTCCAGAACACACCCTTAATTCTGGCCACCATGTCACTGGAGCGTTACATTGCTATCATCTACCCCCTGCGACGCCCGGCCTCCTGGCGCTCAGACCGTATCTGGATCATTATTCTGTCTCTCTGGTTCATCAGCTGCATCTTCCCTGTCATTGACTTCTCCATCGGGAAACATGATCCTGCTGTGGATGTCCTCTCCACCCCTGTGCTTTGCAAAACTGCTGTTGTCAACCCGTCTCCAATCCAGACGTTGTTCAGAGCTGCTGTCAATGTGCTCTTCTTTGCAGTGGTCGCTGTCATTATCCTGTTTACATATGTAACAATCCTGCTGGAGACCAGGAAGCTCAGACAGGACAAAGTGTCCGTGAGCAAAGCCATGCACACGGTGCTGCTGCACggctttcagctgctgctgtgtgtgctggCCTTCACTCATCCCATCACTGAATCTCTCATAGTGCTGCACGCCAACTGGCAGCCAGAGGACGTCGCCTTTTTTAATTACTTCTGTTTCATCCTAATCCCACGTTTTCTGAGCCCGCTCATCTACGGCTTCAGAGATCAGAGTATCAGGGGCTGCATCAGGAAAACATTCTTCAGCTGCTCAAAGAAAGTCAAACCCTGGTCgtag